The genomic DNA gttaaaatacttctaagtagtcttttgtagaattgcacaattatattaataggttttaaagtatgtgcttagtcttttctaacaagattattgctactttctagataccaccagctcatctgcagttgcagaagtatcagttgaaccagtcgcttcagtttcaatgttggaagataaggaaaaggacagggagcaaacatttgtagaaggtatgttgcaactcataatgaaaatcagttaaatgttttgattataagtattttttatccatataaatcatacatatatactttttcttgtgaatacatatatatacatatatatatattttgaaattgattatatatatattttgcataggaacataaataaccacaaacattaatgatgtataattatatatatttttttgtttcagaatgcaacatattactagctgagtgtgaagaaactgtagatttattgctgatttttgataaattatttgattcatttaatggccactcacaccgtgatacagcaaaaatactcaagggatgtcttaaaaacaaatcaccacaTTTCCCGTTCCGGGcagaaattaaacctgtttttaaatcaagaggaatttgaaaaaattgtaaaaagtcaagatgggtctcaaacagttaaatatgatgatttataaaatctgatgatttagattctgattttgcagttgattccttaatttcaacaatgagtcaaattatttttagtaatttgattttgcattcggaagcaaagaaatatgtaccctggatatataataaaaaaaactaaatctaatatatttaaaaattgtaattgtattgttgatttacttcaacaagaaattgaacctaatgcatttaattgatgcatgattgattatacaaaaaaatcacatgtgattcatttattaaattacttaatgaaatatattttatgattgagacttcgcccgaaataataaacttaaaaaaataataattgtgttttttataaattgcagatgtgatttttcaattattcaatgcgatgaacataaattgattttaactaattatataattaatttgttcatcaacttaattgtaaatagttggtgtacgggtgtaaatagaattttaacaggaaaaattgctgattttgataataacgatacttaaattacaagcatacaatttctataaaattcataaaaaaaggaaataatgtgaatgatatttaaaaccttattgttaattaaatgatttgattgatttaaatcatgtgatttttgatgggtggccatttccaaccatctactttatttacatcgataaataaaatagaaggttctcaattataccctaaaaatttaaaaatggtttctattaatgtgaattaattggtgattgtaatataccataagtgtattatgaatgttagccaatgaaattaaaccatattacgattttattagagaataatttttctacagaaaatcatattacttagtaaattataatagtaaaaatgtgtcaaagtaaaagtggtttaatttcaatacgttgtagacgttaattaataaattgtataaattatccgtatttataaataaagaaaaatctttatatttttgttgtattcttttttctctttagtacattttatacacggcaaaaatgctgtactatgcgtaactacctatagcaacctatagatattatgtagatgagtgcatacatacatatagctatagatcgcttcacagacgctagcgccatctagtttacagggcaagtagtgaaaaaaagaactgatctgtcagtgtctcatctataccagtattatatgtattatctatgtgTCGATGTTAAGGATTCAAATGATGTCATCTTTTACgtgttttattaagttaaagaagtttaaacaaatattactattattcttgatttcaaacaatttaaaagatgAAAACCCAGAAGAGCTATGTATAGTAGACGTATTACACAGTAcagtataattaaagtaataaagtttTCTTCGGTAATGCAAATTCACATCCACTGGACTTCTTGAAGTAAACTGTTTGTTTACAAGTTATGATAGATGACAGTTGACATAACCTCTTCGGTTTAGTTTTTTAGTGAACTGTCATCGTTGAATAggcaaagatttttattatgcaGCCAACAAATTCACAAAAGgcattttgagttttttttttgtaaaaaatctacACATTTAAATGAAGCTACTCCTCTTTTGCTAACTACATAAATGATTAGTTAGAAATTAACTATCAGTACATTGTTCCACTTGACTTGAGCGTATAATTTTCTAGcaagtattttatattgttttatagctAAGCTCTACAAAGTTTTTTTGAAACAAGCGCTCACTACTCAATACCTTTTTTGGTAGGAAATTTTAATACTATAGTGGATACTGAAGCAGTCTCATGGACACGACTgccaaatttatgttttaaataggtGAAAGGCAACATGTGATTTAAGTCTGTCTTGTCACAAATGAAAATTGCGGATTTGCCACTgagttgtatatttattttttctacatattttatgaatttactACCGCGCGCGGTATACAAAGCTGAACAACGATTTAAGTAGTTGGTGAAGATTACTTACGGTCGAAGGGTTggctgtttaaaaaatatattttttcaggtaaaataaaacaagtatagatttttatatttataatgagcATTCTGTACAACACAAGTTAAACATCCcagtttatttgaaaaagtgTTACCATACATCTAGACTGGTCGGATTGCCATATAAGGAACAATTATagctttatcaatattttttgtcaattattttatcttattattttaatgcgaagttgtcaaatattaatatcatcagGTTAAGCCTTAATTTTGACTGGCAAATTTTGTTTGCCCATCATATAAATGATAAGCTGTATAACAATATACCTTTGCCTATTTAGATGTCTGATatgcaaaaacaaaactgtttcgaattctaattttaaactaacGTACCGACTGACCTCGACTTTGGTAACCACAAGGCCCAACAATTTGGCTCCAACGCTTACACCAACGTGTGCAAACATTGGGGCCAACATGTGAAGCTGGCCTATTATGGGACACCTTTTGTCACAGTTTAAAACTACTTACAAAGaaacaatacatatttgtttataaattacttCATTGATGtattatgattgttatttattgtaaggCATGCACAACTTTTGACTTATGTTACGTAAATGCGTACGACATTTCGAAAGTAAGAAGGTTATAAAAAAACTCAATACAAACGTATCATCCCTTACATAGAATTTTCTTCcaacaataacaaattattttcgaGTATCCGAAGAATGAAAAAATGTAGTCAAGTACATgaattttgaaaactatttttcctttttacagTGCTAGTTTAGTCATGGTCAACATGGTTCAATAGCGTATTTCTATGAGAACTTCCCACTTCTCCCactttgtttcaaaatataatttacaaaattaaatatgcaTACTTTACGATCCAAGTggtctaaatataataaatacgttttttactaCGATATAGTAGCATAGGAGTTAATTtgcagtacaaaaataaaggaTAAACTTACTATTTGAATCCTTGTCATTTCTATCTTTAATATTGCCGGgaataaatgtataaaaccaataaaaaaaataaacatcagagaagctgaataaatacattcttCAGATACTCAAAAcacttaacatttattattcacTTTCGttcgcaaaaatatatatttgtgtattacactggtatttatacttttttaacgATTTGGACTACGTCCTCGTCGTTTAGAACGTGGTCAATGCCCACTTTCTGCGGCTGATGCTTCACGGATGAACCCCATACGAGagcactgaaaaaaaaagatagttttaatgtaggtatattgTAGAAGTATGAATCTCCCATTTTATATGGCGAAGCGAGCAGATTTGTAACGTGTGGTGATTGACTATAGTACATGTATGTATGAAAGctgtagtattttttgtttctaacaGTGAACAGTGTGTCGCGACCCTTAGGATAGACACGTACATACAATAGGGATGCTTATAGGGTATAAAAGATTTGCACAGTTTGTCTTTGGACGGGAATATAATTGAATTATCGAAGATAAATCGAAGGCCGAGCTCTTACTCGTATGTCAACATcctattttatcttttaaggctttatattttgtattattagttCTCTTTTAACGATactactgggcaaaggccttgCCCAGGCCCccatacatttatataaacaaaatcatatcAATGTACACTCTTGCTAGTGTAATTCAATGGATTTTATCCTCTTTGCAAATCTAATCGCATACCAAAAGCAGTACAGAACAATACCATAACTCcacttactttttaaattccttGACAATAGACCTATGGAGTTTATTACAGAAGTCCTCGACACTGGTGCGGTCAGCGTGCAGTACGACGGGCGCGTTGTAATCAGGCAGCTGACCCTTTGGCTTCGTGTATATCCTGATCAGTTTGAGGTACTCCCACATTTTCTCGAGGAGGTCGTCGAAGTTCCATTTGTGATGTGCCGATATTGGCACACAGTGGGGTATCTTGTAAATTACGTCGAGTTCTTCTATGCTGATTTGATCTGTGGACGGAATAGGTCAAgtaattgatattaataattatagagaAAGCAAGTAAGgtgataaaatctaaaatttccCATAAATTCATGTAGAATGCTGGTTAACATCGTTACAGCTAGTTAACAATGTGTGTGATGTCACTTAACATAAAGTTGGCCATTAAacgaaaaaacataaaattgagtAATGAAAGCATtattgataagaaaatattagtCGTATTCTTCACACTCAACTACTACGTTCAATTTTTAAGAATTAAGATCGAagactaacaataaaaaaattaacattcgTAACACTACATAGTCATTCTAAGGATAGTTTAGAGATAGCGAGACTCGGAAAATGTTTCGATATTAAAAACCTGTAATACTGGTATACGTCAAGTACGTAGTTGCAGCGGTACGCAGGTACATTGCTTTCTGATTCAGCAGACAATTATTGACTGTGTGGATGGATATTGACTGATTGGTGCACACGACGCCAAGCCCACTACCAACATGTCACGTttgatccccgcataggacaagcatttgtattatCTTTGAGTGCATGTTCTGAGTTTAAGTGTCTAGCGCATATTAATTGAATGTTTCTGTACCAAGAAACGAAGCTTAATTTCCTTTGAAAttgatcatttaaaatatttataaaattcttacCAATCTTATTAAGCAGATAGATGCACGGCATATACACTCTGTTGCCCTCAATCACGTCGATCAGATCGTCGCTGTTAGCATCGTACCGGAGTGTGATGTCAGCATTGTGAATCTTGTACTCCGATAGAATTGTCTTCACTGTTTCAGTGTCTAACTCGCTTTGTGGGCACTGGAAGgagaattgtatattttattattataaaacatttgcaGACAATGCTTGATTGAATGTAGTGTTACAGTCGTAAACCGCGGAACAAGGCTAAGTAGTAAGAAGGGAAATTGACAACATAAAACAGATTTGTTTTCTCACAGCTAACACCTAAACACACCCATTTAGCCTTaagctaagcaaagcttgtagaCTGAGTGTTAGACAACtgatactcaatactcaatcatttattgcattccatatgttacagagatggtagaaaataaatagcagttagagttcaatatggaccctgaTAAACATATCTAAatgcatacaaaatataaataagggACTTCAACCACAATAACCATACAGTTAGATATCCATTAAgaagttaatattattgtacaattattttaataacattatatatatattattatataagtaaataaaacgcATTTTCGCTTGGCAGCAATTAAAAACTTACAGTAGTATTCAAATTAATTCCACCCTTATCTTTTTTCCTAAAATGTATGTTTGGTGGTTGCTTGTTCAATCTTAAACCGAAGCCTTCCAATTCATGTTCTATCAGCTTTTTATGCTGTAAGGGCTTTAATACGTCCAGGACTATGAAGATGAGACTGCATGTCCGGGCTACAGCTATTACTTGACGACCTCTACCTTTGCCATCCTTCGCACCTTCAATAATACCAGGAAGATCGAGGAGCTGAAATCAAAAGAGAGTATGTGATTtagtattacataatatatttaattatggttgtataaaagttattaatggTTGAAGACATAGTATCAAATCTTACAGACTTTGCCTGTCTATGCTTTCCTTGacaccttttttgttttttttaaataactataaggGTATAATTTCAACTACATAGACCTATATTGTCCATGATAGGGAAACAATggctttttctttcttaaactttagaatggaattatttttgattttggtaaatatttacgACAAGAAAATTTGCCATATCATGTGGTTTTTaacttatttcataaataaatgtgaaattaagatttaaaaattaaaacagttaatttgCTTTACCTGAATCTTAGCTCCTTTATATTTAATACACCCCGGCACTGTTGTGAGCGTGGTGAACTCATACGCTGCTACCTCCGAGTACACTCCAGCCAGATTAGACAGTAGCGTGGACTTCCCCACCGATGGAAACCCTACAAACCCAATACGAGCATCTCCGGTTTTGGCAACGTCGAAACCTGAAGTGTTGACACTATGATTAATCACAGTACTTCTAGGTGATTATGTAGTGATTATATTGCGTTTTCAAGTATCATTATTGACGGTTATTGTGATATCAACTGTAtctcaatattttatacaattaaatcattttattcaaaCTATAAACAacactgaatttattttttaggacaGAATGCCATGATTCCAGTACTTCTGTAGGTTAACACAGTAACAAAATTATGttctgttatatttattatttttagtatatttaacaatcaatttcattattacattaaataattatttcagatTTTGGGAGCATATCATGtcatcataaaataatgattctAACAAGTGTTTACCTTCGCCGGTCGCACCGCCGCCTCCTTTAGGAGTGATCAACTCACGTCTCAACTTAGCTAATCTAGCTTTTAGTATACCTAAATGGAGAGCTGTGGCCTTATTTTTTTGCGTTCGAGCCATCTGTAATGTCGAGGAAAGGTTATaatgtaaaactttaaaaataaaagaaagtattagtaaatattgcatttttctCTCAATTTAGTGTAGATggaagattaaatatttatacaaatataatgttttgtttaaattgtctCATTATTCATTATCATAACCTCTTGTACAAACCTCCGACTCTATAGCGGCAATTTTCTCCAATATTGTACTCATTTTTGCGGCTTTTCGTTAACCGTCTTTCTTATAACACCAGGAACAACAAATAAGTGATGagataagttaattatttttacagttaatataaaaatagctgGAAAGCGTGTCAATCTCGGTTCGTGTACAATTTTCCAGAACTTGAAATTGACAGTTCCCGTCCAACTTTGCCGATGACTTTGACATAAGACCGCGCTCAAACTTTTCGTAAGCGCCATCTAGTTAAAAAAGCTAAAGTAATAGCGGttgtgttatatttatattacctTTTTTAACTTATCATACGTCTAATGATTGAAGAAAGTTTTCTTAAACTACATTTatctaaaaatgaattaatcTGTATGCATTTTTGCCAATTAACGACTATGCGATATTAGTTAGTAGCTCCATCTATGAATGAAACCTAAATTTACTCAACCCCGTTTCAGTGATAGTTTTAAATCATTGTACTAGATGTCGCTAACCTCAACTAAATAAACGAACCTTATCACGTGGAAATGCTTTTCCCGCAGGTTTGCGCATCGTTACTATGAAGGAAAGGAACAGTGGAAAATTGTTGGCTGGGTATGTTTCAGACATGCCACAGTACAGTCAGTACCACCTTAGTCGTCGGGGGATAGAGTCGGGTCTTTGCTTCGGGAGCATACCGACTTATTAAGTTACGAACGTAAACTCAggttgaaaaaatgttttcgcGTAGTATATGTGATGCCGAAAATTCTCAATGTGATGTATGATAATTCTTGCTaatttgataaaagtttttcgtgtaaatattctatctataaataattaaatagttattagcTTTTCGtgtgatataaaattaattaaaataattataaggaTTGTAAACTAGTGTTATGATATCTCATTAATACCGTGGTAAGTAAAcatttaattgattgttttaaagcatatcaaaatttaattataacatatttttacctaaaaacTCACATT from Trichoplusia ni isolate ovarian cell line Hi5 chromosome 4, tn1, whole genome shotgun sequence includes the following:
- the LOC113493048 gene encoding GTP-binding protein 128up, whose product is MSTILEKIAAIESEMARTQKNKATALHLGILKARLAKLRRELITPKGGGGATGEGFDVAKTGDARIGFVGFPSVGKSTLLSNLAGVYSEVAAYEFTTLTTVPGCIKYKGAKIQLLDLPGIIEGAKDGKGRGRQVIAVARTCSLIFIVLDVLKPLQHKKLIEHELEGFGLRLNKQPPNIHFRKKDKGGINLNTTCPQSELDTETVKTILSEYKIHNADITLRYDANSDDLIDVIEGNRVYMPCIYLLNKIDQISIEELDVIYKIPHCVPISAHHKWNFDDLLEKMWEYLKLIRIYTKPKGQLPDYNAPVVLHADRTSVEDFCNKLHRSIVKEFKNALVWGSSVKHQPQKVGIDHVLNDEDVVQIVKKV